CCGCCGCGACCCACGCGGCCCCGCAGCTGGTGCAGCTGCGAGACGCCGAAGCGATCGGCGTCGAGGATCACCATGGTCGAGGCGTTGGGCACGTCCACGCCCACCTCGATCACGGTCGTCGCCACGAGCACGTCGATCTCGCCGCGCGCGAACGACTGCATCACGCGGTCCTTCTCGTCGCCGGGCATCTTGCCGTGCAGCGTGGCGATCCGCAGCCGGCCGACCCGCGGGTGGGTGGCGAGGAGCTCGGCGACCTGCACCACGCCCCAGCGGGCGCCCTTCTGCTCCCCCTCGACCTCGGGGGCCAGCGCGTCGGGATCGTCCTCGAGCGCCGCCTCGCCCTTGGCGTCGAGATCGATCGCGGAGCACACCACGAAGACCTGATGCCCCTTCTCGACCTCCTCGGCGGCGCGATCCCACACGCGCCCGAACCAGGCCGGCTTCTCGGCGAGGGGCGCGACGTAGGTCTCGATCCCGGCGCGCCCGGCGGGCATCGTCCGGATCGTCGACACGTCGAGGTCGCCGAACACGGTCATCGCCACGGTGCGCGGGATCGGCGTGGCCGTGAGCACCAGGGCGTGCGGCGCCGTGCCCTTGGCGCGCAGCGTCTCGCGCTGCTCCACGCCGAACCGGTGCTGCTCGTCCACCACGACGAGGCCGAGATCGGCGAAGGTGGTCTTGTCGCTCAGCAGCGCGTGCGTGCCGACGACGATGAGCGCCTGCCCCGACGCCACCCGCAGCGCCGCCTTGCGCCGCTCGGCCGCGCCCATCTGGCCCGTGAGCAGCGTGGGCATCAGCTGCGGCGCCAGCTCGGGGCCGAGCATGCGCGTGATCGAGCGCAGGTGCTGCGCGGCGAGCACCTCGGTGGGCGCGATGAGCGCCGACTGCCCTCCCGACTCGGCCACCTGCAGCATCGCCCGCAGCGCCACGAGCGTCTTGCCGGAGCCGACCTCGCCCTGCACGAGCCGGTTCATCGGCCAGTCCGCCACGAGGTCGCTCGCGATGCGATCGCCCACCGCCACCTGATCGGGCGTGCGCGCGAACGGCAGGGCCGCGTCGAAGCGCTCGAGCAGCCCCCCGGGCGCGGCGGGGCGCGGCCGCGAGTCGAGCTCGCGCACCAGCTGCCGCTGCTGGGCCAGCGCGGCCTGCAGCACGAGCGCCTCGTGCGTGCGCAGCGTGTGACGCGCCTCGTCGGCATCCTCCTCGGACGCGGGCCGATGGATCTTCTCGATCGCCTCACGCGCCGGCAGGAGGTTCTCGCGGGTGCGCATGTCGTCGGGGATCGGATCGGGGACGTCGCCGAGACCGTCGAGCACCACGGCGACCGCCTTCTGGATCTCCCAGCTGGGCGTCTGCGCGGTGGCGGGATACAGCGGCACGGGCTGCTTCGCCCACTCCTCGGCGTGGCGCTGCGCGTCCTCGCCGTCGTCGAAGAGCTGGAAGTTCGGGTGGGCGAACTGCATCTTGCCGGCGTAGTACCCGACCTTGCCGCTGAACACCCCGCGCCGCCCGGGGCGCAGATCGCGCTCCCGCCAGGCCTGGTTGAAGAACGTCAGCGAGGCCTGGCCGCGGCCGTCGGTGATCACGACCTCGAGGATGCTGCCGCGGCGGTTGCGCATCGGCCGCGTGCCGACCGACACCACCTCGGCGACGATCGTGACGGTGTCGCCCTCGGCGAGCCCGCGGATGGGCGTGAGCTCGCCGCGCACGGCATAGCGACGCGGGTAGTGGGCCACCAGATCGCCCACCGTCTCCATGCCGAACGCCTTCTTCAGCCCGCCGGCCTCCTTGGCGGGGAGGGCCGTGGCCAGCGGCGTGTCGAGCGTGAACGGCATGGGGCGAGTCTAGGGCGGCGGTCCGACAGCGCCGCGACGGCGCGGATATCGTGGGCGGGTGACGAGGATCATCGCGGGAGCGGCCGGCGGCGTGCGGCTGGAGGTGCCGGCGGCGGGCACGCGACCCACGAGCGACCGGGTGCGGGAGTCGCTGTTCGGCGCGCTGGAGAGCACCGGGCTGCTCGACGGCACGACCGTGCTCGACCTCTACGCCGGCTCGGGCGCCCTGGGCCTCGAGGCCCTCAGCCGCGGGGCGGCGGCGGTCGACCTCGTGGAGAAGTCGGCGCGCGCCGCCGCCATCGCGCGCGGCAACGCCGAGCGGGTCGCGAAGGCGGCCGGGCGCGCGGCCCGGGTGCACCAGGCGGCGGTGCTCGCCTTCCTCACCACCGCGCGCGGCCCCTACGACCTCGCCTTCCTCGACCCGCCGTACGACGTGCCGAACGACGCCGTCACCGACGATCTGCGCGCGCTGGCCCCGCTGCTCGCGCCCGATGCGATCGTCGTCCTCGAGCGGGCCACGCGCTCGGGCGCGCCCGACTGGCAGGCCGCGGGCCTGGTGCCGCTGCGCGATCGCGGCTACGGCGACACGACGCTGTGGTGGGGCGAGCCGCCGCAGCGCTGATCACTCGGGCTGCACGCGCACGACGGTCTTGCCTCGCCCCTTGCCCCGCCCGATCCGCGCGACCGCCTCGGCGGCGCGATCGAGGGGCAGCTCGGCGTCGATCACCGGGCGCAGCGGGCCCGCCTCGGCGTGCACGGCGAGCGCGTCGAGGGCGTCGGTGGGCTCCGACGAGGTGAGCATGACGAGCCGCTGCCGCGTGAACGACCCCTGCAGCACGGCCGCGAGCGAGCGCCCGAGCCCGCCGAGGCGATCGCCCTCGGGCTCGGCGCCGACGAGCACGAGCGCGCCGCGCGGCGCCAGCGCGCGGCGCAGATCGCGCAGCCGCCGATGCCCTCCCGTGTCGATGATCGCGTCGAACGGGCCGCGCGCCAGGGGGTCGGCGGCGGTGTAGTCGATCGCCTCGTCGGCCCCGGCCGCCCGCACCACGTCGAGCTTCGGGCCGCTGCTCGCGCCGGTCACGGTCGCGCCCGCGGCCCTCGCCAGCTGCACCGCGAGATGCCCCACGCCGCCCGCCGCGCCCAGCACGAGCACCCGCCGCCCGCCCGTCGCGCGCGCCGCGCGCACCGCGTGCAGGGCCGCGCAGCCGGAGACCACGAGGGCGGCCGCCTGGGCGAACGTCAGCGCCCCGGGCTTGCGCGCGAGCCGATCGCGCCGCACGCGGGCGAACTCCGCGAGCCCGCCGTCCGGCATCGAGGCGCTGCCGAACACGGCATCGCCCACGGCGACATCGGTCACGGCCGAGCCGACCGCGTGCACGTGCCCCGCGACCTCAAGGCCGAGCACCCGTTCGCCCTTGAGCGGCAGGGCGTAGCGGATCACGAACGGCTCGCCGGCCAGCAGATGCCACAGGCCGGCGTCGACCCCCGTCGCGACCACGCGCACGACGACCTCGTTCTCGCCGGGCGTCGGAACGTCGCGCTCCGCGAGCCGGAGCACCTCGGGACCGCCGTAGCGATCCTGCACCATCGCCTTCATCCTGCGGTCCCTTCTCGATTCATTCGGGGTAGCTGAACACGTCGTCGAGCCGCACGCCGAGGGCGCGGGCGATGAGGAAGGCGACCTCCAGCGACGGCGAGTACCGCCCGTGCTCGATCGCGATGAGGGTCTGCCGCGTCACGCCCACGCGCCGGGCCAGCTCGGTCTGCGTCATCTCGCCCGCCTCCGCGCGGAGGCGCCGGATGTCGTTGGTCACCTTGGTGGGCTTCACCATCGCAGATCGAAGTCCCCGCGGTAGCAGATCACGCGCGCGACGCCGCTGACGATGGCCGAGAGGAAGAAGCCGAGGAAGATCGCGTTGGCGATCCAGAACGCCGAGGCATCGAGCATGGCCAGGACCATTGCGCCCAGGGCGCCGATGACGAGGAACGACGATCCGACGCGCTCCCCCATCGGGCGATCGCCGTGTCGCGCTCGTCCGGCTTCGCCGCTTCCCGATCGGTGTACACGCGGAAGATCGCGTGCAGCACCATCGAGAGCACGACCGATCCGATGATCGTCCAGATCATGGGCCAGGCGAACGCCTTCTCCGGCAGCGGGAGATCGGGCGAGCCCTGGTGCAGGAGCAGCAGGTAGACGGGGTAGCCGACGATCGCGAGCACGAGGGAGATCCACGCGCTGCGCTCCGCCGGTGCGATCGATGACCCCATGATCCGCTCCTGCCGTGTAAAGAAAATTTGACAGGCCCACGGTATCGCCGCCCGCGACAGAGTGTCAAGAATTTTTTACACACGAGGAATGTCGGATGCGTTCGACAGAATCTTCCCCATCGCTCGATTTCATTCGAACATCCGTTCTAATATGAGGAGATGGGGATGGCCATCGCTTCGATCGCCGCCGCGGAGGACTCGACGACGCGGATGGATGTGCTGCGCCTGCGCGAGCAGATCGATCGGATGCAGCGCCGCACGGCCCGCGTCGACGCCCTGCCCGTGCCCGGACCGCTGTCGCCGCTCTTCCCCGAGGGCGGCCTGCGCCCCGGGGCCGCCTATGCCCTGCCGCCCGGCGAGACGGGGCTGCTGCTGTCGCTGCTCGGCGAGGTGTCGCGGACGGGGGCGTGGTGCGCCGTCGTGGGGGTTCCGGAGCTCTCGGTCGAGGCGGCCGAGGGGCACGGCGTCGACCTGTCCCGGCTGGCGCTCCTTCCCTCCCCCGGCGGCCGCTGGCTGCAGGCCGCCTCGGCCGCCGCCGAGGTGTTCCCCCTCGTCGCCGTGCGCCCGCCCAGCCGGCCCGGCACGACCGAGGTGGCGCGCCTCGAGGCCCGGCTGCGGG
This genomic interval from Microbacterium sediminis contains the following:
- a CDS encoding ATP-dependent DNA helicase RecG encodes the protein MPFTLDTPLATALPAKEAGGLKKAFGMETVGDLVAHYPRRYAVRGELTPIRGLAEGDTVTIVAEVVSVGTRPMRNRRGSILEVVITDGRGQASLTFFNQAWRERDLRPGRRGVFSGKVGYYAGKMQFAHPNFQLFDDGEDAQRHAEEWAKQPVPLYPATAQTPSWEIQKAVAVVLDGLGDVPDPIPDDMRTRENLLPAREAIEKIHRPASEEDADEARHTLRTHEALVLQAALAQQRQLVRELDSRPRPAAPGGLLERFDAALPFARTPDQVAVGDRIASDLVADWPMNRLVQGEVGSGKTLVALRAMLQVAESGGQSALIAPTEVLAAQHLRSITRMLGPELAPQLMPTLLTGQMGAAERRKAALRVASGQALIVVGTHALLSDKTTFADLGLVVVDEQHRFGVEQRETLRAKGTAPHALVLTATPIPRTVAMTVFGDLDVSTIRTMPAGRAGIETYVAPLAEKPAWFGRVWDRAAEEVEKGHQVFVVCSAIDLDAKGEAALEDDPDALAPEVEGEQKGARWGVVQVAELLATHPRVGRLRIATLHGKMPGDEKDRVMQSFARGEIDVLVATTVIEVGVDVPNASTMVILDADRFGVSQLHQLRGRVGRGGVPGLCLLVTEAPAETPARARVEAVAATLDGFELAEVDLELRGEGDVLGDAQSGSRSSLRLLRVVKDADLIARARAAAEQILAADPTLAAHPGLADALQRRVTQEERAALSKA
- the rsmD gene encoding 16S rRNA (guanine(966)-N(2))-methyltransferase RsmD — its product is MTRIIAGAAGGVRLEVPAAGTRPTSDRVRESLFGALESTGLLDGTTVLDLYAGSGALGLEALSRGAAAVDLVEKSARAAAIARGNAERVAKAAGRAARVHQAAVLAFLTTARGPYDLAFLDPPYDVPNDAVTDDLRALAPLLAPDAIVVLERATRSGAPDWQAAGLVPLRDRGYGDTTLWWGEPPQR
- a CDS encoding NAD(P)-dependent alcohol dehydrogenase, with the translated sequence MVQDRYGGPEVLRLAERDVPTPGENEVVVRVVATGVDAGLWHLLAGEPFVIRYALPLKGERVLGLEVAGHVHAVGSAVTDVAVGDAVFGSASMPDGGLAEFARVRRDRLARKPGALTFAQAAALVVSGCAALHAVRAARATGGRRVLVLGAAGGVGHLAVQLARAAGATVTGASSGPKLDVVRAAGADEAIDYTAADPLARGPFDAIIDTGGHRRLRDLRRALAPRGALVLVGAEPEGDRLGGLGRSLAAVLQGSFTRQRLVMLTSSEPTDALDALAVHAEAGPLRPVIDAELPLDRAAEAVARIGRGKGRGKTVVRVQPE
- a CDS encoding helix-turn-helix transcriptional regulator — protein: MVKPTKVTNDIRRLRAEAGEMTQTELARRVGVTRQTLIAIEHGRYSPSLEVAFLIARALGVRLDDVFSYPE